Part of the Acyrthosiphon pisum isolate AL4f unplaced genomic scaffold, pea_aphid_22Mar2018_4r6ur Scaffold_11828;HRSCAF=12451, whole genome shotgun sequence genome, CAGACACTGTCGACATCCCACCGCAACTGGTTTGCGACGTTGTGGACTTGACCGATTTCGTCTATCCACAGCGAATGTCGTTGGCCAATGTCGACGAGTTCGCTCGGAGAATCATACTGTGTCCCCGCAACGAGGAATgccataaaataaattcaacagtGCTACGTCGCGTCACGGGCGCCCAAACGACGTACTCATCCATAGACACAGTCGTGATCGACGACGCCGGCGAAGCGGCAAACTACCCGACAGAGTACCTCAACTCTGCATCCGAACGGGCTACCGCCGCACAAGTTGACGCTTAGAGTTGGTTCGATCGTCATGTTACTGAGAAACATTGATCCGAAAAGACAACTTTGCAACGGGACGAGGTTGGTGGTCACTGAACTGCGGCCACACAACTTCAAGGCGAGGAAGTTATCCGGCGCCGACGACGGGCAGGACGACATAATCTTACCCGCCTTTGCTTTGACTTCCGGTGAGGAAGACGATTTGCCTTTTCAAATGAAGCGGATTCAATTTCCGGTACGGTTGTCGTTTGCCATGACAATCAACAAGTCTCAGGGTCAAACGTTCGACAGAGTCGGTTTGCTCCTGCCGTCACCCGCCTTCAGCCACGGACAGCTGTACGTTGCGTTTTCAAGAGTGAGGGACGCGCAATCCGTCAGTCGGCATGCACTGCGATGGAAATGGTCGATTTGTTAACAAGAATATCGTGTACGCAGAAGTATTCTGACGCGATTAAAGGTAGCTATATAATTGGGTAGAACCCGATTGCGTACGATTTACCTTTTTGGGAACACGATTGCGTATGTTTGCTGTATAACAATGGAAACTCGTAAAACGACACGATTGCTTatgcaacgttgccaaatttataaatatacaaaaagttcacaattttagataaatacaccat contains:
- the LOC103311648 gene encoding uncharacterized protein LOC103311648; the encoded protein is MLLRNIDPKRQLCNGTRLVVTELRPHNFKARKLSGADDGQDDIILPAFALTSGEEDDLPFQMKRIQFPVRLSFAMTINKSQGQTFDRVGLLLPSPAFSHGQLYVAFSRVRDAQSVSRHALRWKWSIC